The following is a genomic window from Streptomyces lincolnensis.
CCAGGAGACCCTGCGCTGGCTCGCCGCGTTCGCCGAACGCCTCGACGACCTGTCCGTGCTCGTCGTGGTGGCCCGCCGCCCCGGCGAGGTGACCGGCGAGAGCGCCCGTCTCCTCGACGCGATCGCTGCCACTGCGGGACACCCCGACACCACCCTGAGCGCCCTGACCCCGGACGCCACCGCCGGCCTGACCCGCGCCACCCTGGGCGACCACGCCGACGCCCCGTTCTGCCGCGAGGTCTGGGCCGTCACCGGCGGCAACCCCTACGAGACGGTCGAACTCCTCGCCAAGGTCCGCGACAGCGCGCTGGAGCCCAGCGAGGGCTCGGCCGTCGAACTGCGGGACCTCAACCGCGCGGCCCGCGGCGGCGGCCTCGTCGCCCGCCTGGAGGAACTCGGCATCGACGCCACCCGGTTCGCCTGGGCGGCCGCCATTCTCGGCACCGGCATCTCCGTAGACCTGGTGGCCCAACTCGCCACCCTGGGACGGGACTCCGCGACGCGCTGCGCCGAACTGCTGCGCTCAGCCCGCATCCTGACCGCCCCCGACCCGGTGAACCCCCAGGCCGGCGGCGGCGACCTGGAGTTCGTCCACCCGCTGATCGCCACCGCCGTCTACGACTCCATCCCGCCCGCCCTGTGCACCGCCATGCACGGCATCGCCGCCCAGGTCGTCACCGAATCCGGGCTCGGCGCCGCCGCGGCCTCCCGCCACCTGCTCCAGGTGCACCCGGACGACGACGAGGAACTCGTCGAGCAGCTGCGCGAGGCGGCCCGCGACCACCTCGCCGTCGGCGCTCCCGACGCGGCCCGGCGCTGCCTCGACCGCGCTCTCCTGGAGCCCCCGCCGCCGGAGGTCCACCCGCACGTCCTCTACGAACTCGGCTGCGCCACCCTGCTCACCGCGCCCGCCAAGACCATCGACCATCTCCAGAGCGCGCTCGCCATGCCCGGTCTCGAGGGCGACCAGCGTGTCGACGCGGTCATCCGCCTCTCCCAGGCCCTGCTGCACAACAACCAGCTGGAGGAGGCCGTCCGCACCGTCGAGACGGAGGCCGCCCGGCACGATGCCGGTCCCGCCCGGATGCGCCTGCAAGCCGTGCAGTACATGTGGGAGGGCATCCACGCGGGCGAGGCGTCCTCCCCGGGCCGCTCCGAGCGCCTGGCCGCCCTCGCCCGCCCCTGCACCGGCCGCGACAACGCCGAGCGCGCCCTGCTCATCCTGCGCGGCTTCGACGCCATGACCCACGGCGAGAACGCCGAGGAGATCGTCGAGGTGTGCGACCGCGCCCTGGTCAACGGCCGCCTCGCACCCGGGCTCGGCTGGACCGACAACGAGTGGGGCGTCGAACTCCCCCTGATGCTGGCCTCGTCGTACGCCTACACCGACCGGCTCGACCGCGCGGAGAGCCTGTTCAGCGAGGCCCTGCGCGCCTACGAGACGGCCGGCTGGAGCGGCGGCCACCTCGCCCTGGCGCACGCCTACGTCGGTCTCGCGCACCGCAGGCGCGGCCGGCTCCGGGAGGCCGAGACCTCCCTGCACGATTCGCTGCGCATCGCCGAGCGCGTCGGCCGCGGACTGCCCCTGTACTGGTCGGCGACCTGCAACCTCGTCGACACGCTGCTCGCCCGCGGCCATGTCGAGGAGGCCTGGTCGATCGCCGAACAGTACGGGTTCGCCCCGCCGTATCCCTCGACGATCGTCCTGCCCGATCCGCGCTCCGTGCGCGGGCGGCTGCTGCTCGCCGTCGGGCGCACGAAGGACGCGGTGAACGAACTGGAGGCCGCGGAGAAGGCGGCGGCCGTGCGGGGGCATCACAACCCGGTGGTGGTTCCCTGGGCCGT
Proteins encoded in this region:
- a CDS encoding ATP-binding protein, with the translated sequence MTEVRPPLWEREREVDAVARAVEALRADQSSSGSLLVIRGEAGFGKTALLAEIRRLAEAAGCTVWSARGGETLRSVPFNVVRHLLQPALVSLMPEETREYLGDWYDIAGPALGLTDPADRRADPQGVTDGLVAAVRRLARRDWPLVLMIDDAHWADQETLRWLAAFAERLDDLSVLVVVARRPGEVTGESARLLDAIAATAGHPDTTLSALTPDATAGLTRATLGDHADAPFCREVWAVTGGNPYETVELLAKVRDSALEPSEGSAVELRDLNRAARGGGLVARLEELGIDATRFAWAAAILGTGISVDLVAQLATLGRDSATRCAELLRSARILTAPDPVNPQAGGGDLEFVHPLIATAVYDSIPPALCTAMHGIAAQVVTESGLGAAAASRHLLQVHPDDDEELVEQLREAARDHLAVGAPDAARRCLDRALLEPPPPEVHPHVLYELGCATLLTAPAKTIDHLQSALAMPGLEGDQRVDAVIRLSQALLHNNQLEEAVRTVETEAARHDAGPARMRLQAVQYMWEGIHAGEASSPGRSERLAALARPCTGRDNAERALLILRGFDAMTHGENAEEIVEVCDRALVNGRLAPGLGWTDNEWGVELPLMLASSYAYTDRLDRAESLFSEALRAYETAGWSGGHLALAHAYVGLAHRRRGRLREAETSLHDSLRIAERVGRGLPLYWSATCNLVDTLLARGHVEEAWSIAEQYGFAPPYPSTIVLPDPRSVRGRLLLAVGRTKDAVNELEAAEKAAAVRGHHNPVVVPWAVDLTRALAGEDPVRAAQLATDVRRHAERLGTDTAIGEALRCAAALETGQRAVRLAEQAVAYLESSPCQYEHAAARVEYGVLSRSVSELNRGLALARSCGADGLVAQARAALETGHGLR